A genomic segment from Nocardia cyriacigeorgica GUH-2 encodes:
- the ftsZ gene encoding cell division protein FtsZ, translated as MTPPHNYLAVIKVVGIGGGGVNAVNRMIEQGLKGVEFIAVNTDAQALLMSDADVKLDVGRELTRGLGAGADPEVGRKAAEDHKDEIEEVLKGADMVFVTAGEGGGTGTGGAPVVASIARKLGALTIGVVTRPFSFEGKRRGNQAEVGINMLRESCDTLIVIPNDRLLQLGDAAVSLMDAFRSADEVLLNGVQGITDLITTPGLINVDFADVKSVMSGAGSALMGIGSSRGEGRSVKAAEAAINSPLLEASMDGAHGVLLSIAGGSDLGLFEINEAASLVQEAAHIEANIIFGTVIDDSLGDEVRVTVIAAGFDGGGPARRTFDPATTRGTIGAGRAGEIGQSRSSESSTRPAESPAATSSSSVSRGPAPSYRDERPRPAADPIAGHTGRSHTPPPDTGDDDDDDVDVPSFMRR; from the coding sequence ATGACGCCCCCGCACAACTACCTTGCAGTGATCAAGGTCGTCGGTATCGGCGGCGGCGGCGTGAACGCCGTCAACCGGATGATCGAACAGGGACTCAAGGGAGTCGAGTTCATCGCGGTCAACACCGACGCCCAGGCGCTGCTGATGAGTGACGCCGACGTCAAGCTCGACGTCGGCCGCGAACTCACCCGCGGCCTGGGCGCGGGCGCCGATCCCGAGGTGGGCCGCAAGGCCGCCGAGGATCACAAGGACGAGATCGAAGAGGTGCTCAAGGGCGCCGACATGGTCTTCGTCACCGCGGGCGAGGGCGGCGGCACCGGTACCGGTGGTGCGCCGGTCGTCGCCAGCATCGCGCGCAAGCTCGGCGCGCTCACCATCGGTGTGGTCACCCGCCCGTTCTCCTTCGAGGGCAAGCGGCGCGGCAACCAGGCCGAGGTCGGCATCAATATGCTGCGCGAATCCTGCGACACCCTGATCGTCATCCCGAACGACCGGCTGTTGCAGCTCGGCGACGCGGCGGTGAGCCTGATGGACGCCTTCCGCTCCGCCGACGAGGTGCTGCTCAACGGTGTCCAGGGCATCACCGACCTGATCACCACCCCGGGCCTGATCAACGTCGACTTCGCCGACGTCAAGAGCGTCATGTCCGGTGCCGGTAGCGCCCTCATGGGCATCGGCTCCTCGCGCGGTGAGGGCAGATCGGTGAAGGCGGCCGAGGCGGCGATCAACTCGCCGCTGCTGGAAGCGTCGATGGACGGCGCGCACGGCGTGCTGCTGTCGATCGCCGGCGGCTCGGACCTGGGCCTGTTCGAGATCAACGAGGCGGCCTCGCTGGTGCAGGAAGCCGCCCACATCGAGGCCAACATCATCTTCGGTACCGTCATCGACGATTCGCTCGGCGACGAAGTGCGCGTCACCGTCATCGCGGCGGGCTTCGACGGCGGCGGACCGGCCCGGCGCACCTTCGACCCGGCCACCACCCGCGGCACCATCGGCGCGGGCCGGGCCGGCGAGATCGGCCAGAGCCGCAGCAGCGAGTCGAGCACGCGTCCGGCCGAGAGCCCGGCCGCCACCAGTTCGAGCAGTGTGAGCCGGGGACCGGCGCCGAGCTACCGCGACGAACGGCCCCGTCCGGCAGCCGATCCCATCGCCGGCCACACCGGCCGCTCGCACACCCCGCCGCCCGACACCGGCGACGATGACGACGACGATGTCGACGTCCCGTCGTTCATGCGACGCTGA
- the pgeF gene encoding peptidoglycan editing factor PgeF, which translates to MTSVSVRTVRRVVTTRAGGYSAAPYDSFNLGDHVGDDPQAVRRNRNRLAETIGLAPQRLVWMEQIHSRNVEIVDGPRSEPVPATDALVTTVPGLALVVVTADCVPILLSDDEAGVIAAVHAGRIGARIGIVPRVLDAMVSVGARIDRIGAFLGPAASGRQYEVPAEMRADVERHLPGSATTTERGTPGLDLRAGLRRQLTTAGVGAVAVDPRCTIEDTTLFSHRRGAPTGRLGGVIWMEEGEPHA; encoded by the coding sequence ATGACATCGGTATCGGTTCGCACTGTCCGGCGAGTGGTCACCACGCGGGCCGGCGGCTACTCCGCCGCCCCGTACGACTCGTTCAATCTCGGCGACCATGTCGGTGACGATCCGCAGGCCGTGCGCCGCAACCGCAACCGGCTCGCCGAGACCATCGGCCTGGCGCCGCAGCGACTGGTCTGGATGGAACAGATCCACAGCCGCAACGTCGAGATCGTCGACGGGCCGCGCAGCGAACCGGTACCGGCCACCGACGCCCTGGTGACCACCGTTCCCGGGTTGGCGCTGGTGGTCGTCACCGCCGACTGTGTGCCGATCCTGCTCTCCGATGACGAGGCCGGGGTGATCGCCGCCGTGCACGCGGGCCGCATCGGCGCCCGGATCGGCATCGTCCCCCGAGTACTCGACGCCATGGTCTCGGTCGGCGCCCGCATCGATCGGATCGGCGCCTTCCTCGGGCCCGCCGCCAGTGGCCGCCAGTACGAGGTGCCCGCCGAGATGCGCGCCGATGTGGAACGGCACCTACCCGGCAGCGCCACCACCACCGAGCGCGGCACACCCGGCCTGGACCTGCGGGCCGGGCTGCGCCGTCAGCTCACCACCGCGGGCGTCGGCGCCGTCGCCGTCGACCCGCGCTGCACGATCGAGGACACGACATTGTTCAGCCACCGCCGCGGCGCGCCGACCGGCCGCCTCGGCGGGGTGATCTGGATGGAGGAAGGGGAGCCGCACGCGTGA
- a CDS encoding YggS family pyridoxal phosphate-dependent enzyme has protein sequence MSPTSTAQTLDRRTTELATNLAGLIDRIDAACAAAGRDPGSVRLLPVTKFFPAADVEILYSLGRREFGESREQEASAKVSELTRHPDIRWHMIGRLQRNKAKSVARWAHTVHSVDSERLATALDAGAAAALDAGDRDTALNVLIQVSLDADPSRGGVAPDDVAALADRIAEAPALRLSGLMAIPPLEVEPAAAFARLAAVHAELTAAHPGASELSAGMSGDLESAIEHGSTCVRVGTALMGARPITSA, from the coding sequence GTGAGTCCTACGAGCACCGCTCAGACCCTCGACCGCCGCACCACCGAACTGGCCACCAATCTGGCCGGCCTAATCGATCGCATCGACGCCGCCTGCGCGGCCGCCGGGCGCGATCCGGGCAGCGTCCGGCTGCTGCCGGTGACCAAATTCTTCCCCGCCGCGGACGTGGAAATCCTTTATAGCCTCGGCCGCCGCGAGTTCGGTGAATCACGTGAGCAGGAGGCCAGTGCAAAGGTGTCCGAACTCACCCGGCACCCGGATATCCGGTGGCACATGATCGGCCGGCTGCAACGCAACAAGGCCAAATCGGTGGCCCGGTGGGCACATACCGTGCACTCGGTGGACAGCGAACGATTGGCAACGGCCCTTGACGCCGGGGCCGCCGCCGCGCTGGACGCCGGTGACCGCGACACCGCGCTGAACGTGCTCATCCAGGTGAGCCTGGACGCGGACCCGAGTCGCGGCGGGGTCGCACCGGATGACGTTGCGGCACTTGCCGATCGGATCGCCGAGGCACCCGCGCTGCGGCTGTCGGGCCTGATGGCGATACCTCCGCTGGAGGTCGAGCCGGCCGCCGCCTTCGCTCGTCTGGCGGCTGTACACGCCGAGCTGACCGCCGCTCACCCCGGCGCGTCGGAATTGTCGGCCGGAATGTCGGGAGATCTGGAATCGGCAATCGAACACGGATCCACCTGTGTGCGTGTCGGTACCGCTCTCATGGGCGCCCGACCGATAACCTCGGCGTAG
- a CDS encoding cell division protein SepF produces MSTLHKFKAYFGMVPLEDYEDDYVDDRGPRPMDERGTRRPRDYADRPGYGADRYADDRYDDAEFDEPAYKSPYQAGYPAARRDDYTADSYGDDRYEAPRRPTRIDSAGAARFRAGGSAPVMRGATRGALAVDPEAEERRLEERMRPDPVVARRPAIFEDGGPLSKITTLRPRDYSEARIIGERFREGNPVIMDLVDLSNADAKRLVDFAAGLAFALRGSFDKVATKVFLLSPADVDVSAEERRRIAETGFYNQK; encoded by the coding sequence ATGAGTACCCTGCACAAATTCAAGGCCTACTTCGGCATGGTTCCGCTCGAGGATTACGAAGACGACTACGTCGACGACCGTGGCCCTCGCCCGATGGACGAGCGCGGTACGCGCCGGCCTCGCGACTACGCCGACCGTCCCGGTTACGGCGCCGACCGCTACGCCGACGACCGCTACGACGACGCGGAATTCGACGAGCCGGCCTACAAGTCGCCGTACCAGGCCGGCTACCCGGCCGCGCGTCGCGACGACTACACCGCCGACAGCTACGGCGACGACCGCTACGAGGCGCCGCGGCGCCCCACCCGCATCGACTCCGCGGGCGCGGCCCGGTTCCGCGCCGGTGGCAGCGCGCCGGTGATGCGTGGCGCCACCCGTGGTGCGCTCGCCGTCGACCCCGAGGCCGAGGAACGGCGACTGGAGGAGCGGATGCGTCCCGATCCCGTCGTCGCCCGCCGTCCCGCGATCTTCGAGGACGGAGGTCCCTTGTCCAAGATCACGACGCTGCGCCCGCGCGACTACAGCGAGGCCCGGATCATCGGCGAGCGGTTCCGCGAGGGCAACCCGGTGATCATGGACCTGGTCGACCTCAGCAACGCCGATGCGAAACGGCTGGTCGACTTCGCCGCCGGCCTGGCCTTCGCGCTGCGCGGCTCCTTCGACAAGGTGGCCACCAAGGTGTTCCTGCTCTCACCTGCCGATGTCGACGTATCGGCCGAGGAACGCCGCCGGATCGCCGAAACGGGCTTCTACAACCAGAAATAG
- a CDS encoding YggT family protein, whose translation MALFAVLYFVLFIFWLLLISRVIVEFIRSFARDWRPSGIVVVILEVIFTITDPPVKLLRRLIPPVSLGGIRLDLSIMVLLFIVFILMSIVSRLGQPVAPV comes from the coding sequence GTGGCCTTGTTCGCGGTGCTGTACTTCGTGCTGTTCATCTTCTGGCTGTTGCTGATCAGCCGGGTGATCGTCGAGTTCATCCGTAGCTTCGCCCGTGACTGGCGCCCCAGTGGCATCGTGGTCGTCATCCTGGAGGTGATCTTCACGATCACCGATCCTCCGGTGAAACTCCTGAGGCGGTTGATACCACCGGTGTCATTGGGGGGAATTCGGCTCGATCTGTCGATAATGGTCCTGCTATTCATCGTCTTCATCCTGATGTCGATCGTGAGCAGGCTCGGGCAGCCGGTAGCCCCGGTGTGA
- a CDS encoding DivIVA domain-containing protein yields MPLTPADVHNVAFSKPPIGKRGYNEDEVDAFLDLVEQELSRLIEENADLRQRVAELDSELAEAKKNRGNAAVATAKQPVQQAPPPEPVKPPVPAAPPAPIAAPAPAAKDPAGADSNLQAAKVLSLAQEMADRLTSDAKTEAENLLSNARANSERLVGDARTRSEAMIADARQKSDAMLSDAQTRSDNQLRQAKEKADALQADAERKHTEIMATITQQRTVLESRIEQLKTFEREYRVRLKSYLESQLEELENRGSAVPVDGGEAFDTGSNNLAPASFAKGGK; encoded by the coding sequence ATGCCGCTGACCCCAGCCGATGTGCACAACGTCGCGTTCAGCAAACCGCCGATCGGGAAGCGCGGCTACAACGAAGACGAAGTAGACGCCTTCCTGGATCTCGTGGAGCAGGAGCTTTCGCGTCTGATCGAGGAGAACGCGGATCTGCGCCAGCGGGTTGCCGAGCTCGATTCCGAGCTGGCCGAGGCGAAGAAGAATCGTGGTAACGCGGCGGTCGCCACCGCGAAACAGCCGGTCCAGCAGGCACCTCCGCCGGAACCGGTGAAACCGCCGGTGCCCGCGGCGCCGCCGGCCCCGATTGCCGCGCCGGCGCCGGCCGCCAAGGATCCCGCGGGTGCCGACTCCAACCTCCAGGCCGCGAAGGTGCTCAGCCTCGCCCAGGAGATGGCCGACCGGCTCACCAGCGATGCCAAGACCGAAGCTGAGAATTTGCTGTCGAATGCCCGGGCGAATTCCGAGCGGCTCGTCGGCGATGCCCGCACCCGGTCCGAGGCGATGATCGCCGACGCCCGGCAGAAGTCGGACGCGATGCTGTCGGACGCGCAGACCCGTTCGGACAACCAGCTGCGCCAGGCCAAGGAGAAGGCCGACGCCCTGCAGGCCGATGCCGAGCGCAAGCACACCGAGATCATGGCCACCATCACCCAGCAGCGCACGGTGCTGGAGAGCCGGATCGAGCAGCTCAAGACCTTCGAGCGCGAGTACCGCGTGCGGCTGAAGTCCTACCTGGAATCGCAGCTCGAAGAGCTGGAGAACCGCGGTTCCGCGGTGCCCGTCGACGGCGGCGAGGCCTTCGACACCGGTTCGAACAACCTCGCGCCCGCGTCGTTCGCCAAGGGTGGCAAATAG
- the ileS gene encoding isoleucine--tRNA ligase codes for MADETSSSSAYPRVDLGAGPGASFPDLERAVLDAWAADDTFRASIENRSQAGESGSGEFVFYDGPPFANGLPHYGHLLTGYVKDLIPRFQTMRGKRVDRRFGWDCHGLPAEIEAEKQLGITDKSQIDAMGLAEFNAACKTSVLRYTGEWRDYVTRQARWVDFDNDYKTLDLDFMESVMWAFKSLYDKGLIYQGFRVLPYSWYEQTPLSNQETRLDDAYKMRQDPAVTVDMVLTVPAEHPLHELDGANALIWTTTPWTLPSNLAIAVHPDVRYVHLRGADGKRYVLAAERVSHYAREFGEQPEVLAEYDGAALVGLSYQPPFDFFLGHPNAHRVLSADYVTTDSGTGVVHLAPAFGEEDMDVASANGITIVQPLDPGGKFTSMVPPYEGLMVFDANPVIIKDLKAAGKLLRHETIEHSYPHSWRSGQPLIYMAVPSWFVAVTQFRDRMVELNKQITWVPEHIRDGQFGKWLEGARDWNISRNRYWGSPIPVWVSDDPAYPRVDVYGSLDELERDFGVRPTDLHRPMIDELTRPNPDDPTGKSTMRRVPEVLDCWFESGSMPYAQVHYPFENKDWFDSHFPGDFIVEYNGQTRGWFYTLHVLATALFDSPAFKTVAAHGIVLGDDGLKMSKSKGNYPDVKEVFDRDGSDAMRWFLMSSPILRGGNLIVTERGIREGVSHALRPLWNAWTFLQLYASKPGVWRTDSAHVLDRYILAKLAVTRDAITEALEVYDIAGACDELRTFADALTNWYVRRSRARFWEEDRDAVDTLHTVLEVTTRLAAPLLPLVTEVIWRGLTGGRSVHLTDWPTAEELLHDAELVAAMDEARTVCSTVLSLRKAQNLRVRLPLAEVTIAAADADRLAPYADIIADEVNVKKVDLTTDVASHGRFELVVNARAAGPRLGKDVQTVIKAVKAGEWSENAEGVVSAAGIELLPEEYTQRLVAAEPESTAALPGNAGLVVLNSVVTEELEAEGWARDLIRDLQETRKSLGLEVSDRITVVLEVPEERQAWAQTHRDLIAGEILATELSFGAAGADAAELVGGVRAAVAKV; via the coding sequence ATGGCGGACGAGACATCCAGTAGCAGCGCATATCCCCGCGTCGACCTCGGCGCCGGGCCGGGCGCGTCGTTCCCCGACCTGGAACGCGCCGTGCTCGACGCCTGGGCCGCCGACGACACCTTCCGCGCCAGCATCGAAAACCGCTCGCAGGCAGGCGAATCGGGTTCCGGCGAGTTCGTCTTCTACGATGGCCCGCCGTTTGCCAACGGTCTGCCGCATTACGGTCATTTGCTCACCGGATATGTGAAGGATCTGATCCCGCGTTTCCAGACGATGCGCGGTAAGCGCGTCGATCGCCGATTCGGCTGGGACTGTCATGGACTTCCCGCGGAAATCGAGGCGGAAAAGCAGCTCGGTATCACGGACAAATCACAGATCGACGCGATGGGGCTCGCGGAATTCAATGCCGCCTGTAAAACGTCGGTACTTCGGTATACCGGGGAATGGCGCGACTATGTCACCCGTCAGGCCCGCTGGGTCGACTTCGACAACGACTACAAGACCCTCGATCTCGACTTCATGGAGTCGGTCATGTGGGCGTTCAAGTCGCTCTACGACAAGGGCCTGATCTATCAGGGTTTCCGGGTGCTGCCCTACAGCTGGTACGAGCAGACCCCGCTGTCGAACCAGGAGACCCGCCTCGACGACGCCTACAAGATGCGTCAGGACCCGGCGGTCACCGTGGACATGGTGCTGACGGTGCCCGCCGAGCATCCACTGCACGAACTCGACGGCGCCAACGCCCTGATCTGGACAACCACGCCATGGACGCTGCCGTCCAACTTGGCCATCGCGGTGCACCCCGACGTGCGCTACGTGCATCTGCGCGGCGCCGACGGCAAGCGCTATGTGCTCGCCGCCGAACGGGTTTCGCATTACGCGCGCGAGTTCGGCGAGCAGCCCGAGGTGCTCGCCGAGTACGACGGCGCCGCCCTGGTGGGGCTGTCGTATCAGCCGCCGTTCGACTTCTTCCTCGGCCACCCCAACGCGCACCGGGTGCTGTCGGCCGACTACGTCACCACCGACTCCGGTACCGGCGTGGTGCACCTGGCGCCGGCGTTCGGTGAGGAGGACATGGACGTCGCCTCGGCCAACGGCATCACGATCGTGCAGCCGCTGGACCCGGGCGGTAAGTTCACCTCGATGGTGCCGCCGTACGAGGGCCTGATGGTCTTCGACGCCAACCCGGTGATCATCAAGGACCTCAAGGCGGCAGGCAAGCTGCTGCGGCACGAGACCATCGAGCACTCCTACCCGCACAGCTGGCGCTCCGGTCAGCCGCTGATCTACATGGCGGTGCCGTCGTGGTTCGTGGCGGTCACCCAGTTCCGGGACCGGATGGTGGAGCTGAACAAGCAGATCACCTGGGTGCCCGAACACATCCGCGACGGCCAGTTCGGCAAGTGGCTCGAGGGTGCACGGGACTGGAACATCAGCCGTAACCGCTACTGGGGCAGCCCGATCCCGGTGTGGGTCTCCGATGATCCGGCCTACCCGCGGGTGGACGTCTACGGCTCGCTCGACGAGCTCGAACGCGACTTCGGCGTGCGCCCGACCGATCTGCACCGGCCGATGATCGACGAGCTCACCCGCCCGAACCCGGACGACCCGACCGGCAAGTCCACCATGCGCCGGGTGCCGGAGGTGCTCGACTGCTGGTTCGAATCCGGGTCCATGCCCTACGCGCAGGTGCACTACCCGTTCGAGAACAAGGACTGGTTCGACAGCCACTTCCCGGGCGATTTCATCGTCGAGTACAACGGCCAGACCCGCGGCTGGTTCTACACCCTGCACGTGCTGGCCACCGCGCTGTTCGACAGCCCGGCGTTCAAAACCGTTGCCGCGCACGGCATCGTGCTCGGTGACGACGGGCTGAAGATGAGCAAGTCCAAGGGCAACTACCCGGATGTGAAGGAGGTGTTCGACCGCGACGGCTCCGATGCGATGCGCTGGTTCCTGATGAGCTCGCCGATCCTGCGCGGCGGCAACCTCATCGTCACCGAGCGCGGCATCCGCGAGGGCGTGAGCCACGCGCTGCGCCCGCTGTGGAACGCGTGGACCTTCTTGCAGCTGTATGCCTCGAAACCGGGTGTGTGGCGCACGGATTCGGCGCATGTGCTCGACCGCTACATCCTGGCCAAGCTCGCGGTGACCAGGGACGCGATCACCGAGGCGCTCGAGGTCTACGACATCGCCGGCGCCTGCGACGAGCTGCGCACCTTCGCCGACGCGCTGACCAATTGGTATGTGCGCCGCTCGCGGGCGCGGTTCTGGGAAGAGGACCGTGACGCCGTCGACACCCTGCACACGGTGCTGGAGGTGACCACCCGGCTGGCCGCTCCGCTGCTGCCGCTGGTCACCGAGGTGATCTGGCGCGGGCTGACCGGCGGGCGTTCGGTGCATCTGACCGATTGGCCCACCGCCGAGGAGCTGCTGCACGACGCCGAGCTGGTCGCGGCCATGGACGAGGCGCGCACGGTGTGCTCGACGGTGCTGAGCCTGCGTAAGGCGCAGAACCTGCGGGTGCGCCTGCCGCTGGCCGAGGTCACCATCGCCGCGGCCGACGCCGACCGGCTGGCGCCCTACGCCGACATCATCGCCGACGAGGTGAACGTCAAGAAGGTGGATCTGACCACCGATGTGGCCTCGCACGGCCGGTTCGAGCTGGTCGTCAATGCCCGCGCGGCGGGTCCGCGGCTGGGCAAGGACGTGCAGACGGTGATCAAGGCGGTCAAGGCCGGCGAGTGGTCGGAGAACGCCGAGGGCGTGGTCAGCGCGGCCGGGATCGAGCTGCTGCCCGAGGAGTACACCCAGCGCCTGGTGGCGGCCGAACCGGAGTCGACCGCCGCGCTGCCGGGCAATGCCGGTCTGGTGGTGCTGAATTCGGTGGTCACCGAGGAGCTGGAGGCCGAGGGCTGGGCTCGCGACCTGATCCGTGATCTCCAGGAGACTCGTAAGTCGCTCGGCCTGGAGGTTTCCGACCGGATCACCGTGGTGCTCGAGGTGCCGGAGGAGCGGCAGGCGTGGGCGCAGACCCATCGGGATCTGATCGCCGGCGAAATCCTGGCTACCGAGCTGAGCTTCGGTGCGGCGGGCGCCGACGCGGCCGAACTGGTCGGCGGGGTCCGCGCTGCGGTCGCGAAGGTCTGA
- a CDS encoding NlpC/P60 family protein, giving the protein MTRTPLRRIITGFCFAALAAFTLATPAVAAPDTGSASGSGGSGSSSGSGSGSGSGSSSGSAALPLPSPAGLGALAVAVTQTGKPYEWGSEGPHSWDCSALVQWAFAQVGVRLPRTTWEQAEVGAEVPRYALSPGDVVILNADASHVGIYAGFGQIFNAYGRGVPVGLAPLSQFEIYSIRRF; this is encoded by the coding sequence GTGACGAGAACCCCGCTGCGCCGGATCATCACCGGCTTCTGCTTCGCCGCCCTCGCGGCATTCACCCTGGCCACCCCCGCCGTGGCCGCACCCGACACCGGAAGCGCCTCCGGCAGCGGCGGCTCCGGATCGTCGTCGGGTTCCGGGTCGGGTTCGGGCTCGGGCAGTTCCAGCGGCTCGGCCGCGCTGCCGCTGCCCAGCCCCGCCGGGCTCGGCGCCCTCGCGGTCGCGGTCACCCAGACCGGTAAGCCCTACGAATGGGGGAGCGAGGGGCCGCATTCCTGGGACTGCTCGGCGCTGGTGCAATGGGCTTTCGCGCAGGTCGGGGTGCGGTTGCCGCGCACCACCTGGGAACAGGCCGAGGTGGGCGCGGAGGTGCCGCGCTATGCCCTCTCACCCGGCGATGTGGTGATCCTGAACGCCGACGCCTCGCACGTCGGGATCTACGCCGGCTTCGGCCAGATATTCAACGCCTACGGCCGCGGCGTCCCGGTCGGTCTCGCGCCGCTGAGCCAGTTCGAGATCTACAGCATCCGCCGATTCTGA
- a CDS encoding UTP--glucose-1-phosphate uridylyltransferase, which produces MMIRKAVIPAAGIGSRLLPLTKAIPKEMLPVGDKPVIEHTVRELVASGITDITIVVSGGKSLIQDHFRPNPALVAQLRADGKTAYADAVEEVGELSRLGHITYLDQHGPYGNGTPVLNAARALGDEPMLVLWPDDVFVAETPRAQQLITAYETTGCPVLALMPMDPAESQRYGVPMVHEDLDNGLLRISGLMEKPKPEDAPSAYAAIGGYVVTPGIIEELRKQTEAWYTHRTGEVYLTDAINAFAAGHAVYGQVIKGRWYDTGNPADYLVAQFASALAHPDYGPRLRQLID; this is translated from the coding sequence ATGATGATCCGCAAGGCTGTGATTCCCGCCGCCGGTATCGGTTCCCGCCTGCTACCGCTGACCAAGGCGATCCCCAAGGAGATGCTGCCGGTCGGCGACAAGCCGGTGATCGAGCACACCGTGCGCGAACTGGTCGCCTCCGGGATCACCGATATCACCATCGTGGTCAGCGGCGGTAAATCGCTGATCCAGGACCACTTCCGGCCCAATCCGGCGCTGGTGGCGCAGCTGCGCGCCGACGGCAAGACCGCCTACGCCGATGCGGTCGAAGAGGTGGGCGAACTCTCGCGCCTGGGCCACATCACCTACCTGGACCAGCACGGCCCGTACGGCAACGGCACCCCGGTGCTCAACGCCGCCCGCGCGCTGGGCGACGAGCCGATGCTGGTGCTGTGGCCCGATGACGTCTTCGTCGCCGAGACCCCGCGCGCCCAGCAGCTCATCACCGCCTACGAGACCACCGGCTGCCCGGTGCTGGCGCTGATGCCGATGGATCCGGCCGAATCGCAGCGCTACGGCGTGCCGATGGTGCACGAGGACCTCGACAACGGACTGCTGCGCATCTCCGGCCTGATGGAGAAGCCGAAGCCGGAGGACGCCCCGTCGGCGTACGCGGCGATCGGCGGGTACGTGGTGACGCCCGGCATCATCGAGGAACTGCGCAAGCAGACCGAGGCCTGGTACACCCACCGCACCGGCGAGGTCTACCTCACCGACGCCATCAACGCCTTCGCCGCCGGGCACGCCGTCTACGGCCAGGTCATCAAGGGCCGCTGGTACGACACCGGCAACCCGGCCGACTACCTGGTGGCGCAGTTCGCTTCGGCGCTGGCGCATCCCGATTACGGTCCGCGGTTGCGTCAGCTGATCGACTGA
- a CDS encoding DNA polymerase IV — protein sequence MSAQHPAGSGGAAAYPDAVTSRRWVLHIDMDAFFASCEQLTRPTLRGRPVLVGGTGGRGVVAGASYEARVYGARSAMPMHQARRLVGVTAVVVPPRGAVYGVMSGRVFDALRARIPVLETLSFDEAFGEPDELAGASVRRVHEFCAELRALVRERTGLVASVGAGTGKQLAKIASGLAKPDGIRVVSPAEQQQLLAALPVRKLWGIGPVADAKLRSLGIETVGAFAALPEQEAVSILGSSVGAALHRLARGIDDRPVTERAEAKQISAETTVEHDIVTLDRLRLAIDEMAAAAHRRLARDGRAARTVVLKLKKSDMSIVTRSFTLPYATEDLATLTAAAQRSAIDPQDLGPIRLVGVGYAGLSDVRQESLFPDLDRMPELAAVGRADEAEIDEPVFTAAGRGAGPGPSAEADAVPVAVSPLVGAIAEGAAASGSGEARDGAPTQSAPHWQPGSDVRHPEFGHGWVQGAGHGRVTVRFETRSTGPGPARTFAADDPALSRADPLGSLD from the coding sequence GTGAGCGCGCAGCATCCGGCGGGGTCCGGCGGCGCTGCCGCCTACCCCGACGCCGTCACTTCCCGGCGCTGGGTACTGCACATCGACATGGACGCGTTCTTCGCCTCCTGTGAACAGCTCACCCGGCCGACGCTGCGCGGCCGTCCGGTGCTCGTCGGCGGCACCGGCGGACGCGGTGTGGTCGCGGGAGCCAGCTACGAGGCGCGGGTGTACGGGGCGCGCTCGGCGATGCCGATGCATCAGGCGCGGCGCCTGGTCGGGGTGACGGCGGTGGTGGTGCCGCCGCGCGGCGCCGTCTACGGGGTGATGAGCGGGCGGGTGTTCGACGCTCTGCGCGCCCGGATCCCGGTGCTCGAGACGTTGTCGTTCGACGAGGCGTTCGGCGAGCCGGACGAGCTGGCGGGCGCGTCGGTGCGCCGGGTCCACGAGTTCTGCGCCGAGCTGCGGGCGCTGGTGCGCGAACGCACCGGGCTGGTCGCCTCGGTCGGCGCCGGTACCGGCAAACAGCTCGCCAAGATCGCCTCCGGCCTGGCAAAACCCGATGGCATCCGGGTCGTGTCGCCCGCCGAACAGCAGCAGCTGCTGGCCGCGCTGCCGGTGCGCAAGCTGTGGGGGATCGGTCCGGTGGCCGATGCGAAACTGCGGTCACTGGGCATCGAGACGGTCGGTGCGTTCGCGGCGCTGCCGGAGCAGGAGGCGGTGTCGATTCTGGGCAGCAGCGTCGGCGCCGCGCTGCACCGGCTGGCCCGCGGTATCGACGACCGGCCGGTCACCGAGCGGGCCGAGGCCAAACAGATCAGCGCCGAGACCACCGTCGAGCACGACATCGTGACCCTGGATCGGCTGCGCCTGGCCATCGACGAGATGGCCGCTGCCGCCCACCGCCGCCTGGCCCGCGACGGCCGCGCCGCCCGCACCGTGGTGCTCAAACTCAAGAAATCCGACATGAGCATCGTCACCAGATCCTTCACCCTGCCCTACGCAACTGAGGATCTGGCCACCCTCACCGCCGCCGCCCAGCGTTCGGCCATCGACCCGCAGGACCTCGGGCCCATCCGCCTGGTGGGTGTCGGTTACGCGGGGCTGTCGGATGTGCGTCAGGAGTCGCTGTTCCCGGATCTGGACCGGATGCCGGAGCTCGCTGCCGTGGGGCGCGCGGACGAGGCGGAAATCGACGAACCGGTGTTCACCGCCGCGGGCCGTGGTGCCGGTCCGGGGCCGTCGGCGGAGGCGGATGCGGTGCCGGTCGCCGTCTCGCCCCTGGTAGGAGCGATCGCCGAGGGCGCGGCGGCGTCCGGTTCGGGTGAGGCGCGTGACGGTGCGCCGACGCAGTCCGCCCCGCACTGGCAGCCCGGCAGCGACGTGCGTCATCCCGAGTTCGGCCACGGCTGGGTGCAGGGTGCGGGCCACGGCCGGGTGACGGTGCGGTTCGAGACCCGCTCGACGGGGCCCGGTCCGGCGCGTACCTTCGCGGCAGACGATCCCGCACTGTCGCGGGCCGACCCGCTGGGCAGTCTGGACTGA